The genomic window TCCTGTGGCATGAAATTATGTTATTTTTGCTGAGCTTATATCCTACTACTTTTACCTCTGGTAAAAAGAAcaagcacaaaaatattttcatggtaGTTGCTTTTTGTCAGTTCACTGACAGCAATGTTAATGAAGTGTGCAACATGGAGCATACAAAGACAGGAATGGCAAAATGCATGCTTATGAGGCAGGACGCCAAAAGGTACCACCAAACTCCTACCTTAACTCAGGCAACAGACCTGCCCCATAATAGCTGTATTATGAACTTGGGTATTTTTATATGACTGATTATAGAGAATAGTAGCCACTGTAAAATTCTGGAGATCATCATCATGTTAAATATGAACACAATTATGTGCTCATATGATATGATCCTTTTATTCGTCCTTTTCTAGTGAGGCAAGTACACTTACTAAAACCTCGAGACTGGAATATACCATGTTTTATTAATCTTTTTAGGCACTGGACATGCACAGAGGCCCAGAATATCCAACCTatgtttcagttttcagtaaAGCAGTTGGTGAGCACATGTCTAAGTGCCATTTCAAGCTGCTGAAGAGTGTGGAGTATAGAGGATGTCAATTCCCAGTGGATATTTGAAATCCAATCTGAGAAGTTCCCATAAGCTTTCAAGCTGAAATTAACCTTGAGTAGGTAATGTACTACTAAACAACATGCAGTTGGTACTACAAAGGCTCACTTCTGTGATCCTGTAGTCTATGTATGAATTCAGTATCTTCAGAAGTCCACAATATATACCTGAAATTCAGGATTTTTCAGATCCAGTTGGAAAGTGATAATGGCTTTTATCTGCATCTATGGAAGCAATTAATTATCCAAGAATGTGATGGAGTACTTATAAAAGCCTGCAGTTTTATCCTGAGAAGTACATATATGGTAAATTCTGATAGCTTACAAAGTCAGCCCTCAATGGCTAGTTTCTTAGTATTTATAAGTGTAAACAAAATTGATGACATTTAAGTTCAGGAAAGGTCAGATATGTCTTAAACTATATTAATCTTCATATATTATTTTTGAGTTGCAACGGGAACCTAGAGCAGTCACAGGGAGAAGCTAGGCAAGTTACTGTAAAAATCACATAAATGGTATAAGACAATAgctgaaaataaagattttgaaAGTACTTCTGAGTTGTATTAATCACTGGGCTACTGGTAAGGCCTTAAAAGTCAGAAATACTTTTATAGTAGTGTTGTCACCTCTCACTTCCactagcaaaagaaaaaaaccctaaaacaaaACTAAGACTAAGCATCTTTAAGTGGTAGATCTTACAATAGCTATGCTGTGCATGGGTATCAATTAccagtatttttgtttttctcccgactagaaaaatgcagaaaaacttAACTTAGAACGCATGTAACATGAAGCCTTAAATTACTGATGTATTCTTCATATACAACATGAGAATTCCAAGAAAACCACAAATTAAGGAAAAATGGTATTGCCTTAAAAGCTTCTCTAGTTAGTGATTTATTGCTTAATTAGTTTACCGTTCCATGGCACAAAGACTGCACACCAGTGTTTAAGTGGCATGCAAACCCCCCTAAAACTATTAAGATTGATTTACAGCCCTTTATTGATAAGGTGGGTGGCTCTTAAAAGAGCCTTTGGGTTAAGCAGTATATCCAAGAGACATTTACTTGGAGCTGGTGTACTTGGTGACAGCCTTGGTGCCCTCGGAGACGGCGTGCTTGGCCAGCTCGccgggcagcagcagccgcacGGCCGTCTGGATCTCCCGCGACGTGATGGTGGAGCGCTTGTTGTAGTGCGCCAGCCGCGACGCCTCGCCGGCGATGCGCTCGAAGATGTCGTTGACGAAGGAGTTCATGATACCCATGGCCTTGGAGGAGATGCCCGTGTCGGGGTGCACCTGCTTCAGCACCTTGTACACGTAGATAGAGTAGCTTTCCTTGCGGCTCTTCTTGCGCTTCTTGTCGCCCTTCTTTTGCGTTTTGGTGACGGCCTTCTTGGAGCCCTTCTTGGGCGCGGGGGCGGACTTGGCCGGCTCAGGCATCCCAGCAAACGCGCTCCGCTCACAACCCAAGCACTCGCACTAGGACCTGAAAGAAACCGAAATGACAGCCTTCAGCTTCGTGCCACTTATTTATAGCTCCCTTATGCAAATGACGGCATCAGACGTGCGTACTCTCATTGGTCAAAATAGAAACTCATCTTCCCAATACCGGCTTTTATTGGTCAGAATTCGATTCGCCTTTTCATTGGCTACCCAGACAAGACCTACTTCTCAGCCTATCAACGAAGAGACGAGTTAGTAAAGGGAGGCTGTAGCCGGGGCGCGCCGTGTTCTGTTTTTGCTGCGGTTCGTGCTTAGTAGCAAGCAAGCTAGGAGCGATGTCCGGCCGCGGAAAGCAGGGCGGGAAGGCGCGGGCCAAGGCCAAGTCGCGCTCGTCGCGGGCCGGGCTGCAGTTCCCCGTGGGCCGCGTGCACCGCCTGCTGCGCAAGGGCAACTACGCGGAGCGGGTGGGCGCCGGTGCGCCCGTGTACCTGGCGGCCGTGCTGGAGTACCTGACGGCCGAGATCCTGGAGCTGGCGGGCAACGCGGCCCGCGACAACAAGAAGACGCGCATCATCCCCCGCCACCTGCAGCTCGCCATCCGCAACGACGAGGAGCTCAACAAGCTGCTGGGCAAGGTGACGATCGCGCAGGGTGGCGTGCTGCCCAACATCCAGGCCGTGCTGCTGCCCAAGAAGACTGAGAGCCACAAGGCTAAAGCCAAGTAAACAAAGGAAACCCGGCACATTGCGTCTTCAGAGAAAATAATCCCAAAGGCTCTTTTCAGAGCCACTCACAAAATCATAAGAGAGCCCAGTTATCCATATTATAGCTAACGCCGATTTATATTAATTACTCAACCcgtgttttgtctttttccatgTTTATTTATAGCATTTTTGGCTTGATGATCGTAGCAACGCTCTCCAGGTTTTCGTTAACTAAAGTGAAAAATGTCCTCCCCCTGCAAGTTCTTCTTGGTATGGGATACTTTGTTTAATTCATATGTTGGAGAACATGGGAACACTATTCATTGCCAGCTCccatcccccctcccccctcttCCGCCTTTTTCTTCTCCGAGTGGCTGATACAGTTCCAGAGGTAAGAGGCGTAATTCTCTTCGCagaagggagggggaaggggcagCGGGCCGGGCTCTCCGCTGGCCAATCCTTGGTCAGGGCGGACTTTTTCAATACTTTAAGCGCTTTCTTTATCATCGTGCACAAAAGGTTTGGGAGCGCTCCGGGCTATTTTCCTGTCAGTAAAGAaacccttccctcctcccctaaGTAGACAAAAGCTTTTAAGGAGACACCTTAAGAGAAATAATACAATAGATTAGATATGGCTCAGTAGTAGCGTGTCTGGCAATTGCATTATTTTGttacaaaatatgtatttttttaaaaaaacatacatCCGGTTTTTTTATCAAATCATTACAAAACATTGCTAAACATTGCTTCCTGGTAGTCTAACTAATtaattggagaaaaaaaagtctacaCTTCCCTAAGGCCGCCGCGTTTTACCGTGCTCGTTAGCAGTTCTTTCGGTAatcctagggaaaaaaaccaaaaagacagAATTGACCTCTTGACGACTTACGAATTACTGGATCCTGGCTGCAGGTTACAAACGATCTCGGTGCCTCAGCTCCTTTAGGGAAAGTGTGGGTGGCTCTTAAAAGAGCCGTTGGATAACAAAGTATGTAAAGCAAAGACTCTCCTGATATTATAATTTACTTCTTTTTGGGCGCCGCCTTCTTCGCCTTGGCCGCTTTGGGCTTGGCTGCCTTAGGCTTGGCCGCTTTGGGCTTCACCGCTTTTGCCTTGGCCGGGCTCTTCGCTGCCTTCTTGGGGCGGCCTACCTTTGCGGCTTTCTTGGGACTCTTGGTCGCTTTCTTGGCCGCTGTGACCGCCGGCTTCTTGGCTTTCTTGGGGCTCTTCTTCACGGCCGCTGCTTTCTTGGGCTTCTTAGCGGAGCTGGCGGGCTTCTTAGCAGCCGGCTTTTTGGGCTTGGCTGCCGGTGCCCTTTTTTTGGGggctttttctttcacttcccCAGGCTTCTTGTTGAGACGAAAAGAGCCGGAGGCGCCGGTGCCTTTGGTCTGCACCAGGGTGCCTTTGCTGACAAGGCTCTTCAGCCCCAGCTTGATGCGGCTGTTGTTCTTCTCCACATCGTAGCCGCCGGCGGCCAGCGCCTTCTTGAGCGCGGCGAGGGAGAGCCCCTTGCGCTCCTTGGAGGTGGACACGGCCTTGGTGATGAGCTCGGTGACGCTGGGCCCTGCGGGCTTGCGAGCCTTGGAGCCGCCTGCCGCTTTTTTCGGCTTCTTGGCGGCGGCCTTGGCGCCGGGTGCGGGCGCAtcgggggcggcggcgggagcggtCTCGGACATCGCAGCGACGTCCTTTGCGGAGCAAGCGAACACAATTGGGCTAGCGCGGGTCAGATGCTCGTATTTTTAGAGCGGAGCCGCGCGGTGATTGGTGCGTTGCAGAGCCCGCCCCACCGCACGGCCGGGGAGCCCTTCGGTGTGCTCgatttgtgtttctttggactaacaaaagtgtattttcttcGGAATTTTTGCCACCAAATCGCCCCATTTCCCCGGTGAGGGAGGAGAAGAGCAGGTACTTGCGCTCGGGAGAGTTTCCAGCGGCAAACACGCGGTTTGAGTTAAAGGAGAGACGATAAATCCCgcgtgctgctgctggagagacCTCTGAAGAGAGaaacttttgtttttccttgcaaattaaaaatttccttttgaCATAAATGTTACAGCAACAACTCAGTCTGATTCTTTAGAGGGTTTTCTTTGGGTCGAAGTTGAAATCTGCCGATTTAAAGCTATTTTGACAGTTTAAATTGATTTTGAAGAGGAGGAAGTAACACAAACTCTTCTTTCAGCTCTGAATATGGATTAAGAACCAGTTCCTTTGACCATGTGTTTTACCTCCTAAAACGCTGAAGTCTAGCGAAATAGTGTCTCGTACAGCCTCCTATTGCACTTTTTATAGAAACAGAAGCAATTTGTTAATATCTGGAGATTTATGAACATACAGTTGgtttattttgtcttcttgGAATTTCAGTACAAGAAAGGCAAACTTACCCTCCTGCCTTGTGTGgggtgttttcctttttgtttgtttgtttttcatatgATTTTTTCTATCAATTATTAAACAAGCTTTTGGCTTTCCATGGTGCATTGTACTTTCAAGTAAACAGTCATTTGATATCTGATGTTACAAAACTGGAGCTTGTAGAAGAACTCAATCTCCCAAACTTCTGGTGATATttagggaaattatttttgtttctctggtAATTTAAGATGTGCAAGGACTAGCATAGCAGTTAAGTAATTATGCTCTTCCTCCCCAGAGAGTGTTGTTATATATTTTCTCTAATAGTAGTAGAATTTAAATCTATGTTACcgtttggatttttttatgcaTCTCACACAATATGTCTGCACAAAGGTCTACTTAAGGCCAATTCCGAATCCTCACTCTAAGTAAAACCCACCTAATTATTCCTTGTGCATTTTACCACAATCACTGAAATAAGGAAATGCTTCCGTGACAAAAAATAGAGCACTTTTTTGATAACCTGAGTTTTAACAAGGGGAGAGGTAGGCCATAGGTCATTCATAAAGAACCAGGAAGGATTCAATCAATACTGGTATCTGGTGGAAGATGGTGTAATATGCTGAACAGAACAGAACTCTGGAAGAATATTTCATTAATCTGTAGCTGATTATGAAAAAACTGTATTATCAGTGTCTCTTGTAGGTATTTAAGAATCACAAAGACTACACCTCAGCCCACTCCTTGGGTATTACCAGATGTAGCACATAACATGAATACAGTATTTAAGTACATATTAGCAATCAAAAATTCAGATTGTATGAATAGGTAGCCTTAGCTAAGTTTTATTTACAAAGGCTATTTTGTAAATACAAAAACCACATATAAGATTAAAGATTTTTGTTTGCTGTAAAATTGTGTTTCAGAGAATGTAAAACTATGAATAAACGCAATGAAGGGGAAAATAGCAACCTCCACCACATAAGAATaaaataccaggaaaaaaaagttgcaagAAAAATTGTACCTGAGTTCTCTAATGCTTCAACAGGAAGATAATTGAGAAAGGAGCTAAACAAATTGTCACTTTCAAGGTCCTGTTTGTTAATATTGCGCAACATTAAATAAGGATACAGGGATTAAGTAAATTGAGTGGATGTGGAAATTGCAAATACACCTTCAGAAATTAccaaaatgaaagtaaaataaatatatagggTTTTTTAGCTTTTATCCTGTAAATCAATGAATGAAACTTTCCATGTTTGTAAATCAATGAATGAAACTTTCCATTGATTTGACTTCATAGTGTACAAAAGTACCAACTGCTGTGAAGATACAAAATTTAGGAGTTGCCTGGAAACTTCGTAGCATAGAGACAGAGGAAGAGCATAGACCATGAGTGACATGtcagtaaaatgaaaaactCATTTTGCTTATTCTTGTTATTTTGAACACATTTACTTCTGTAACCTTCACTGGaggaaaagtaaatatttcagctttcaaGTGTGGCTTCACATAATTTTGACTCACATTTATTGGTGGCTGAATATGAGGTAGCTAAAATGGTCACTATCTCAATAGATAGCTTTTCTCCCAGCAGTTGCTACCCTTTGCCCATTCCCAACATTTACTATTAAATTATGTGTATCAGCTTCTGATCTCCATCATTTATAATCTAcgattttaaaataaattttcaggaATTTCATGACACAGAAAGaagctgtgatttttatttttttaataattgttttgcaggaaagacataaaataattttagtaatGTAGAATTACTGTTTGGAACACATATTCTTATCTATGTGAAAGAAATACATGCAGGAACAATATTTTGGAAAGTTAAGATGTGTTTGGCAATTTTAAAAGGAGCTACTCCGCAGCTGAAGCACATAGTTCAGACCAAATGAAGAGATGTACTTAGGCAAAGAGGATTACCTAAAAGGCAGGAATAGGAGTTTCACCTCTAGCTAAgcaaatgggaaagggaaataatcCTGGTTTACGTATAGGACATTGTagaaaaatttcattaaaaagacaCCACATAGACTGTTATATGCGATTTGATTTTCCCAATGGGACTTTAGGGAGGTAGACTTCATTATGCATTAAAAGAGAAGGGAAGTAATATCAGGATCGCCAGAGATACTTTTGGAGAAAGCACTAATGTAATGCCTACTTCGTATAAGTGACTTCGATCCTTCTCACCTTCACTACATTACGAACCTGC from Pithys albifrons albifrons isolate INPA30051 chromosome 3, PitAlb_v1, whole genome shotgun sequence includes these protein-coding regions:
- the LOC139670360 gene encoding histone H2B 1/2/3/4/6 isoform X2, coding for MPEPAKSAPAPKKGSKKAVTKTQKKGDKKRKKSRKESYSIYVYKVLKQVHPDTGISSKAMGIMNSFVNDIFERIAGEASRLAHYNKRSTITSREIQTAVRLLLPGELAKHAVSEGTKAVTKYTSSK
- the LOC139670360 gene encoding histone H2B 1/2/3/4/6 isoform X1, whose amino-acid sequence is MPEPAKSAPAPKKGSKKAVTKTQKKGDKKRKKSRKESYSIYVYKVLKQVHPDTGISSKAMGIMNSFVNDIFERIAGEASRLAHYNKRSTITSREIQTAVRLLLPGELAKHAVSEGTKAVTKYTSSKLKYLLSRAASTCAPSRADLTHCITDKPGCLYSAELAHEAKFI
- the LOC139670361 gene encoding histone H2A-IV-like; translation: MSGRGKQGGKARAKAKSRSSRAGLQFPVGRVHRLLRKGNYAERVGAGAPVYLAAVLEYLTAEILELAGNAARDNKKTRIIPRHLQLAIRNDEELNKLLGKVTIAQGGVLPNIQAVLLPKKTESHKAKAK
- the LOC139670359 gene encoding histone H1.01 produces the protein MSETAPAAAPDAPAPGAKAAAKKPKKAAGGSKARKPAGPSVTELITKAVSTSKERKGLSLAALKKALAAGGYDVEKNNSRIKLGLKSLVSKGTLVQTKGTGASGSFRLNKKPGEVKEKAPKKRAPAAKPKKPAAKKPASSAKKPKKAAAVKKSPKKAKKPAVTAAKKATKSPKKAAKVGRPKKAAKSPAKAKAVKPKAAKPKAAKPKAAKAKKAAPKKK